CTGAACCTGCGCGGGGTCACCCTCGACGAGGCGTTCACCAGCCTGCTTCTGGCCAACGGCCTCTCCTACAAGAAGAGCGGCAAGACCCTCGTCATCCGCCCCGGCGAGGAGTGAGCAGGTGACGGCGAGGGGCGCATTCGGTACGATAGAAGGCCCATGGGCCACCTGGACTCGCACTGCCACCTCGACTCAAGCGCCTTCGAGCCCGATCGGCTCGAGGTCGCTTCGCGCGCGATAGAGCAGGGCCTCTCGGATCTGATCGTGCCGGGGGTGACGGTTGCGGGCTTCGAGCGAAAGCCGCTCGCGGTCCCGGGGCTGCGGCTCCACTACGCCGCGGGCCTGCACCCCGCCTTCGACCACCCCCCAGACGGTCTCGATCGGCTGGAGGCCGCCCTGAAGACCGGGCGCTTCGTCGCCGTGGGGGAGACCGGGCTCGACAAGCGCTTCATGAGGCCCGAGAGCGAGGCCCTCTGCGCGGCCCAACTCGATCTCGCGTGCGCCTTCGAGCTGCCGGTGATCCTGCACGTGGTCCACACCCACGAGGCCGTGCTTTCCCTTCTCAAGGAGCGGCCAGGCCTCCGGGGGGTGGTGCACGCCTTTGCGGGCTCGCGCGAGGTGGCCGGGCGCTACCTGGGCCTCGGCTTCAAGCTGGGGCTGGGCGGGATCGGCACCTGGGAGAGCGCGCAGAAGCTGCGCAAGGCGATCGCAGGCTGTCCCTCGGACGGCTACGTGCTCGAGACGGACGCCCCGGATCTCTCGCCCGAGACGTGGCGCGGGCGCCGCAACGAGCCCTGCGCGCTCCTGGACGTGGCCGAGGCGGTGGCGCGGCTGCGCGGAGAAACCACGGAAGAAGTCCTGACCTGCTCGGACGCCAACGGGCGGGAGTTGTTCGGCATCAGTCAGAAAGAGGAGTCATGAGGCAGGAACTAGCGGAACGCACCCACATCCTGGTGGGCGAGACCGGGCTGGATCGCCTGCGCTCCGCCCACGTCCTGGTCGCGGGCGTCGGCGGGGTGGGCGGCGCGTGCGTGGAGGCCCTGGGCCGCGCGGGCGTCGGCACCCTGACCCTGATCGACATGGACGTGGTCGCCGCTTCCAACTGCAACCGCCAGGTGGTCGCCCTCACCTCCAGCGTCGGTCGCCCCAAGGTCGAGGTGATGGCCGAGCGCCTGCGCGACATCAACCCGGACATCAAGCTGAACCTCGTGCAGGAGCGCCTCTCGCCGGGCGAGGCCGCGAGCTTCCTTCCCGACGACGTGGACGTGGTGCTCGACTGCATCGACGCCCTCACCTCCAAGGTGGGGCTCATCAAGGCCGCCCAGGAGCGCGGCGTGTTCGTGGTGTCGAGCATGGGCGCCGGCGCGCGGGTGGACCCGACCCGGGTGAGGGTCGCCGACCTCCTCGAGACCTACGGCTGTCCCATGGCCACCGCCATGCGCAAGCTCAGCCGCCGGAACGGCATCCTGCCGGGGGTGCGGGCGGTCTTCTCGGACGAGCCCGCCCTTCCGCACGTCGCGCGCGAGTGGGTGCCCGGCGCCGGCCCCCAGAAGACCGTGAACGGCACCATCAGCTACATGCCGGGGACCTTCGGCTTCTTCGTGGCCTCGGAGGGGATCCGCCACCTCCTGGGCGACCTCATCCCGCCCCGCGCGGTGGTGGGGGCGCCGCCCCTGCGCCGCAAGACCAAGCAGGGCTAGGCAAGACAGGCCCCGGCGCGAGTCGCGCCGGGGCCTGTCTGCAAGAAGGCTAGGCCAGGTTGTAGGTGTTCATGATCGAGATCAGCTTGTCGTCGTAGCTGGGGTCCGTGGCGTAGATCCCGGTGATGTTGGTGGCGAACGCCTTGGGGTCCTTGTCCTTCTCGTACTGATCCATGGCCTTGGTGTAGTAGGACTTCAGCAAGACCTTGGCGTGCTCCTCGATCGCCTGGTCGAAGTTCTCGTACTTGGCGAAGTTGGCGTCGATCCGGATCCACTGGCCGTTCTCGTACTCCGAGGTGTTGACCGAGGTGGTGCCGGCGGGGCCCGAGCCCTTGATGCCGAAGACGTTGTAGCCGCCGATGGCGGACTTGCCCCAGCCCGACTCGAGGGCCGCCTGGGCGAGGGTGACCGCGGCCGGCACGCCGTACTTCTCTTCGGCGGCCTCGGCGGCGGGGCGCAGGACATCGAAGAACGCTTCCTTGTCGTTCGCCCCCAGCTGCTTGAGCTGCTCGGTGGTGACCGAGGCGAGGTTGGAGGCGGGCTTGGCTTCAGGCTTCGGCTCGGGCTTGGGGGCGTAGAGCCACGCGACCATGTCGTGAAGCGAGGAGATCATGGCGGTGAAGGCCCCGTAGACGGCCTTGGGACCAGCGACGGCGGGCTTGGCGGGCTCGGGGGCCTGGGCGGGCTCGGCGGCCTTGCCGGGGATGGTCAGGACCATGCCGGGGTAGATGACGTTCGGGTCCTTGATGACGCCCTTGTTGGCGGCGAAGAGTTCGGGCCAGCGATTGCCGTTGCCAAGCGTCTTCTGGGCGATCTTCGAGAGGCTGTCGCCCCCCTGGACGGTGTAGGTGCCGCCGCCCGCGCGGACGAAGGTGTCCTGGCCCAGGCTCGGCTCGGCGGCGGGGGGGGCGCCCGCGGGGGCAGCCACGGCCTGGTGCATCCGACCGAGCAGGGCGCGGTACGTGTTCGTCTGGTTCGTATCGGCTCCCTGGATGGCCATTTCCCGACCCCTTTCGCTAGACGCCCGACCCGGCTGGGTCATTAGCTTTCATATCGCCTGGCGGCTCCCGAGATCCGGTAAAGGCGGCTTGAAGTATTAGTTAACCCTTCACTAAGCAAGCAATCTGTCGGCAGGCCAGGCAGGCATGCTAGGATAAAAGGCCATGAAGACGAAGAAGCAGGCGGCACGTCGTGCCCAGATCCGCAGACGACGCATCTTCCTCGGGCTATGCCTGGCGGGAATCCTCTCGCTCGGCGCCTGGAGCGTCAAGCGTGCCATTCCCCCCGCGCGCCCCCGCCCCCCGCAGGCCGCCGTCGAGCGCAACGCCCAGGTGATCCGCCACGCCGCGGCCCTTCAGCAGGCGCTGGACACTTACGCCCGGGCGAACGGCGGCAAGGTCCCCCGCAGCGCCAAGGCCCTCAGGCGCGAGGTCCTCGAGGGCGACGCCTTCCCCAAGGACGCGGTCCCCATCCGCCTCCTGGACGATGCGAGCGGCGAGCCGCGCGAGGCCGACGTGGGCGGGCTCGGCTATTCGAGCACCGACGCTCGCCGCTACCGGCTGTACGGGGTCGGCCACGACAGGCTGGGCAAGCCCGCGATCATCATCCAGCTGGGCGAGCCCCTGCGCTGAGCAAGACGAATCCCCCGTCCCGGGCCCGGGACGGGGGATTCGTCGTACTTCGGGGTCAGTTGGCGACGCGGATCCGGCCGGTGGCGGGGGGAACGACCGTGGGGTGCGCCTTGATGGCCTCGAGGGCCACGTCGCGCAGCACCACGCCGGTGGGCCGGTAGTTCTTGCCCGTGGCGAAGGCCTCGTAGCCGTCGTTGCCCTGGGCCAGGTAATCGATGGTGGCGACCTTGTAGTAGCGCTTGGGGTCGAGGGGGACGCCGTTGACGCGGATGTCCGAGGCCTTGCCTTCCTCGACCGCGAAGGTGACGCCCGAGTACTGGAGCTGGGCCGCGCGCCCCGGGATGCCGGCCGCCTTGTCGATGAAGCCCTTCAGGACGGCGCCGTCCACGTCGAGGGTCACCAGGGCGTTGTCGAAGGGGAAGATGGTGAAGACGTCGCCGACCTTGATGGGGCCGGGCTGCAGGGCCGCGCGCAGGCCGCCCGCGTTCATGATGCCGATCTCGGCCTTGGCCCTCTCGCGCATGATGTCCGCGGTCCAGTTGCCCAGCTCGCAGTCCTTCTTGTACTTGCCGTCGGCCGAGAGGCCCTTGGGCGCGTCGCCGATGACGACCGCCATCCGCTCCTCGATCTTGTCGTTGTAGGCCTTGACGGTCTCGGCCACCTTCCGGTCGTCGGCGATGTCCTTGGTGACGGGCAAGAGCTTGCCCTCGTAGGAAACGACCTTGCCGCCGTCGACCTTGAGGTCGAGCTTGCCCACGTACTCGCCCCACTGGAAGCCCTGGACCACCAGCGTCCGCCAGTCGCCGTTCACGACCTCCTTCGGCTGATCCAGCTTGGTGTGCGAGTGGCCGCCGACGATCACGTCGATGCCCTTG
This genomic stretch from Pantanalinema sp. harbors:
- a CDS encoding bifunctional UDP-sugar hydrolase/5'-nucleotidase, which translates into the protein MRKLGVIGMVLAWTAATVPAWAAPVDLTILHTNDTHDHLLPYETRQGKDLGGIARRATLISQLKGSLDRVLVLDAGDTFQGTPLFNFFAGEPDYLTMDQAGYDATTVGNHDLDNGLDNLKKQAANRNFKLISTNLLDPRTGKPIFVGTHVFERGGLKVGVFGVLGLDALGAVAKQNQKGFTFVSPLKVAQETAAELRKRSDLVVMLSHSGLDEDMALAGKVKGIDVIVGGHSHTKLDQPKEVVNGDWRTLVVQGFQWGEYVGKLDLKVDGGKVVSYEGKLLPVTKDIADDRKVAETVKAYNDKIEERMAVVIGDAPKGLSADGKYKKDCELGNWTADIMRERAKAEIGIMNAGGLRAALQPGPIKVGDVFTIFPFDNALVTLDVDGAVLKGFIDKAAGIPGRAAQLQYSGVTFAVEEGKASDIRVNGVPLDPKRYYKVATIDYLAQGNDGYEAFATGKNYRPTGVVLRDVALEAIKAHPTVVPPATGRIRVAN
- a CDS encoding tRNA threonylcarbamoyladenosine dehydratase — encoded protein: MRQELAERTHILVGETGLDRLRSAHVLVAGVGGVGGACVEALGRAGVGTLTLIDMDVVAASNCNRQVVALTSSVGRPKVEVMAERLRDINPDIKLNLVQERLSPGEAASFLPDDVDVVLDCIDALTSKVGLIKAAQERGVFVVSSMGAGARVDPTRVRVADLLETYGCPMATAMRKLSRRNGILPGVRAVFSDEPALPHVAREWVPGAGPQKTVNGTISYMPGTFGFFVASEGIRHLLGDLIPPRAVVGAPPLRRKTKQG
- a CDS encoding glucosaminidase domain-containing protein, with product MAIQGADTNQTNTYRALLGRMHQAVAAPAGAPPAAEPSLGQDTFVRAGGGTYTVQGGDSLSKIAQKTLGNGNRWPELFAANKGVIKDPNVIYPGMVLTIPGKAAEPAQAPEPAKPAVAGPKAVYGAFTAMISSLHDMVAWLYAPKPEPKPEAKPASNLASVTTEQLKQLGANDKEAFFDVLRPAAEAAEEKYGVPAAVTLAQAALESGWGKSAIGGYNVFGIKGSGPAGTTSVNTSEYENGQWIRIDANFAKYENFDQAIEEHAKVLLKSYYTKAMDQYEKDKDPKAFATNITGIYATDPSYDDKLISIMNTYNLA
- a CDS encoding TatD family hydrolase, whose amino-acid sequence is MGHLDSHCHLDSSAFEPDRLEVASRAIEQGLSDLIVPGVTVAGFERKPLAVPGLRLHYAAGLHPAFDHPPDGLDRLEAALKTGRFVAVGETGLDKRFMRPESEALCAAQLDLACAFELPVILHVVHTHEAVLSLLKERPGLRGVVHAFAGSREVAGRYLGLGFKLGLGGIGTWESAQKLRKAIAGCPSDGYVLETDAPDLSPETWRGRRNEPCALLDVAEAVARLRGETTEEVLTCSDANGRELFGISQKEES